The Melanotaenia boesemani isolate fMelBoe1 chromosome 8, fMelBoe1.pri, whole genome shotgun sequence DNA window AAGAGAGGCGTGGTGATGAACCTGATAAAGCCTGCTATCCCCCACCAACACCATCACCATCCGTAGAAGATGAGGAGTCTCTGTTATCCAGCTACAGTGGATCTGATGCAGACTACaaaccatcatcaccatcatccagTGAGGATGAGGTCCTTGCACAAGAGTCAGAGTCCTCCTGCCACAGTGCACCTGAGAATCACCACAGTCACTCATCCAGTGAAACTAGTATCTGGAAGGCTAAGGACCAGAAGGCCAAAGGTAAATCAGTTCAAATAGGTATGCAgtcaaaaggaaaaaggaagttacaagatggcaaaaaaatggtGAAGATTACtgttaaaacaagcaaaaaaaaggaTGGTGCCAGGGCTTGGGACAAAGCTCATTACTGTGTGTACTGTAAAAAGGCTCAATTGAAAATAGCCAGACATCTAGAAAGAAAACATAGTGAGGAACGCGATGTCGCCATTGCTTTTAGTTTCCCAGTTGGCTccaaaaacaggaagaaattgTTGGAAGGCCTTCGTAATAAAGGCGACTGGCAACATAATGCCAGTGTCttaaaagaaggaaatggtGAGATTGTAACATGGAGACAGCCCCCTGGGAAAGCAGACATAGAGAGCTACCTACCATGTCAACACTGTTACGCGATGTTCAAGAGAACTGAACTGTGGAGACACAATAAATCGTGCAGAGGACGGGCAGAGGATAGTCAGAACGGCAAAAGAGCCAGAATACAAAAATCTTCCTCGTCCCTTATTCCAGTCAGAGAATCATCTAGTGGAGTACAAGAGATCATTCATTCCATGCAACAGGATTGTGTAACTTGTCATATCAGGAATGATGAGATGATTTGTGCATATGGAGATGCATTATTTGCTAAAAAGGGCAGAGAACAATCTCAGCACAGATATATTGCACAAAAACTAAGAGAATTGGGACGTTTTATGTTGGCTGCCAAAGACATTGACAAGCATGTCGCAAGTCTTAAAGACATTTGTGATCCAGCCAATTTTAATCTGGCAATTAAAGCAGCCAGGCATTTGTCAAACTATGATGTAAACAAGAATGAATATGGAAAGCCATCTACAGCTGTTAAAATTGGCTTTTCACTCAAAGGAGCAACTGAAACCTGGATAGGCCACTGCTTGATGACGTGTGATGGTAAAGCTGAGAAGAAGGCAAAAAAGTTCAAGGAACTGCTGGATACCTCCTGGTCCACTTACGTGTCGACTAATGCTCACAGCACAATTGAGCAACGCAAGTGGGGCAAAGAAGACAGTGTACCTCTGACAGAGGACATAGTCACCCTCCAGAACTACCTGAGGAAAGCTGAGAACGAGGCAATGGCAGAGTTAAGAGAGCGTGTGAGTACTACAGCGTACAAAAAATTAAGTGAGAGCCTTCTTGCACAAATAATCGTTTTCAATAAGAAACGGGAAGGAGAGGCATCACGTTTAACCCTTGAGACCTATCTTAACACAAACACTGGCCAAATGAACAAAGACATATATGAGACCTTATCTCCCGTGGAAAAACAATTGAGCCAGAGACTGACACATTTGGTGACACGTgggaagagagggagaaaggTTCCCATCCTACTTCTGGAGCGCACCAAAGCTTCTCTTGACTTCCTCATTAAAAAACGGAGGGAAGTTGGCATACTTGAGGAGAACCCGTTTCTGTTTGCAAGGCTTGGCACAACTACCAATCTTCGTGGGTGTGACTGCCTCAGAAGATTTGCAGAAGAGAGCAAGGCCAAAAACCCAGAACTGCTGAGATCAACAAAATTAAGGAAGCAAGTTGCTACCCTATGTCAGCTTCTCAACCTCGACAGCCAGGAACTCGAGCAAGTTGCTCGATTCATGGGACATGATATCAGGGTCCACTGCGACTATTATCGTCAGACAGATAAAACATTCCAAGTGGCCAAGATTGGCAAACTTCTGTTTGCGATGGAACATGGAGCAGAGTCCCTGAAAGGGAGGACTCTACAAACACTGGACTCTGTTATCAGtggtatgtaaataaatattaataccaTTTTAAAGTCATTACTAGTTTTATCTCTCTGTCATTCTCTGTCATTCTGTCCACTGTGTGCAgcatctatatctatctatctatctatctatctgcatATTTTCAACTTTCATTTAATGTAATTGTAAAAGCAAGTTTACTAATTTTCTACTGTTAATGTTTCCAT harbors:
- the LOC121645091 gene encoding uncharacterized protein LOC121645091 isoform X2 encodes the protein MDRFKRRLRNLRNHHQKCEERFENARAKKDHCPSSSEHTPVKERRGDEPDKACYPPPTPSPSVEDEESLLSSYSGSDADYKPSSPSSSEDEVLAQESESSCHSAPENHHSHSSSETSIWKAKDQKAKGATETWIGHCLMTCDGKAEKKAKKFKELLDTSWSTYVSTNAHSTIEQRKWGKEDSVPLTEDIVTLQNYLRKAENEAMAELRERVSTTAYKKLSESLLAQIIVFNKKREGEASRLTLETYLNTNTGQMNKDIYETLSPVEKQLSQRLTHLVTRGKRGRKVPILLLERTKASLDFLIKKRREVGILEENPFLFARLGTTTNLRGCDCLRRFAEESKAKNPELLRSTKLRKQVATLCQLLNLDSQELEQVARFMGHDIRVHCDYYRQTDKTFQVAKIGKLLFAMEHGAESLKGRTLQTLDSVISDKGHAATPIKGLNSVNERRTSDAGRQQEAHDDGEVPHSAAARSPVKRLWQTARRRHDEDGCGADEDDGINNTIQGFEDADGELQEDTNTGKRKMTTAKQKHDDDDLSDGQTGPDIEKTDEMVYQERCGTPPVEQNERSTEKRDDDGWDEKDRKGRVKRQKENVNKRKRQVDDDWDGEERQTADTRSPLKGRKKTAATRERNNLDVPEMEVKKQGKRPWTDKERTAVKRQLAKFIALKKVPAKEDCMMCICKESPVLRTRSWKDVKYFVYNEIVKIKKKLAF
- the LOC121645091 gene encoding uncharacterized protein LOC121645091 isoform X1 — encoded protein: MDRFKRRLRNLRNHHQKCEERFENARAKKDHCPSSSEHTPVKERRGDEPDKACYPPPTPSPSVEDEESLLSSYSGSDADYKPSSPSSSEDEVLAQESESSCHSAPENHHSHSSSETSIWKAKDQKAKGKSVQIGMQSKGKRKLQDGKKMVKITVKTSKKKDGARAWDKAHYCVYCKKAQLKIARHLERKHSEERDVAIAFSFPVGSKNRKKLLEGLRNKGDWQHNASVLKEGNGEIVTWRQPPGKADIESYLPCQHCYAMFKRTELWRHNKSCRGRAEDSQNGKRARIQKSSSSLIPVRESSSGVQEIIHSMQQDCVTCHIRNDEMICAYGDALFAKKGREQSQHRYIAQKLRELGRFMLAAKDIDKHVASLKDICDPANFNLAIKAARHLSNYDVNKNEYGKPSTAVKIGFSLKGATETWIGHCLMTCDGKAEKKAKKFKELLDTSWSTYVSTNAHSTIEQRKWGKEDSVPLTEDIVTLQNYLRKAENEAMAELRERVSTTAYKKLSESLLAQIIVFNKKREGEASRLTLETYLNTNTGQMNKDIYETLSPVEKQLSQRLTHLVTRGKRGRKVPILLLERTKASLDFLIKKRREVGILEENPFLFARLGTTTNLRGCDCLRRFAEESKAKNPELLRSTKLRKQVATLCQLLNLDSQELEQVARFMGHDIRVHCDYYRQTDKTFQVAKIGKLLFAMEHGAESLKGRTLQTLDSVISDKGHAATPIKGLNSVNERRTSDAGRQQEAHDDGEVPHSAAARSPVKRLWQTARRRHDEDGCGADEDDGINNTIQGFEDADGELQEDTNTGKRKMTTAKQKHDDDDLSDGQTGPDIEKTDEMVYQERCGTPPVEQNERSTEKRDDDGWDEKDRKGRVKRQKENVNKRKRQVDDDWDGEERQTADTRSPLKGRKKTAATRERNNLDVPEMEVKKQGKRPWTDKERTAVKRQLAKFIALKKVPAKEDCMMCICKESPVLRTRSWKDVKYFVYNEIVKIKKKLAF